CCCCCTTGGCGGTGACGAGGCGCTCCGTGGCGAGGCGGCGGAACGGTTCGAACAGGGCGGGGACCTCGTAGGGCGGCACGTCGGGGCCGGTGTTGCTCACTTCGATCTCGGCCAGGCCGTCCTCGCGGGTCCGGCTGGTGACCCGTACCCACCCGCCGGTGCCGGCACCGGTGTTGTGCCGGAGGCCGTTCTCCACGAGGTTCTGGACGAGCCGTTCGAGAAGCAGGGCGTCTCCGGCAGTGGGGGCCGGGCCGGCCTCCTCGTGCACGGCGATCCCGGCCCGCTCGGCCTCGGGGGCGCTCTGGGCGGCCACATGGGCGACCACGTCCGCGAGGTCGACGGGCTGCCGCTCGGGCACGTGGTTCTCCGAGCCGGCGAGCAGCAGCAGGCCGCCGATGAGCCGCTCGTGCCGCTCGTTGATCTCCAGGAGGTCCGCGCCGAGCTGTTTCACGTCCGCGGAGGCGGTCCCGCGGTGCATGGCGAGTTCGACCAGGGCGCGGCCCACGGTCAGCGGAGTGCGCAGTTCGTGCGAGGCGTTGGCGACGAAGCGCCGCTGTCCGTCGAAGGAGCGGTCGAGCCGGTCGACCATGAGGTCGAAGCTGTCGGCGAGGTCCTTCACCTCGTCGTCGCGACCGTGGAGCGCGATGCGCTCGTGCAGGCCGCGGTCGGCGGCCGGTGCGCAGGCGATCCGGCGGGCGGTGTCGGTGACCCGGTGCAGAGGGGCCAGTACCCGGCCGGCGATGAGCCAGCCGAAGCCCGCCGCCACGCCTCCGACGAGGGCCAGCGCGATACCGCCCTGGGTGACGAGCGAGGCGGTGGCGGCGTCGTGCAGCCGCTTCTGCTCACTCGCCACCCAGTTGAGGTCGTCGGGCAGGGAGTCCTGCCGTGAGGTCGAGGCGCCTCCGGAATCGGTGTGGACGCTGAGGTCCCCGCCCCGGTCGAGCTGTTGGGCGAACAGGACGTACGTGACGCCGAGCAGCACGATGCCGGCGGCGAAGAACAGGCCGGCGTAGAGCAGGGTGAGCCGGGCGCGCAGGGTGATGCGGCGCTTCCTCATGGGATCCGGTACCCCACACCCGTGACCGTCTCGATGACGGGCGGGTCGCCGAGCTTGCGGCGGAGCTTGAGGACGGTGAGGCGCACGGCCCCGGTGAACGGGTCGGTGTGCTCGTCCCACGCCTTCTCCAGCAACTGCTCGGAGGAGACCACCGCGCCGTCGGCCCGCAGCAGCTCCGTCAGGACCGCGAACTCCTTCTTCGCCAGCGGTACGTAGCGCTGGTCCCGGAACACCTCGCGGCGCGCAGGGTCCAGAGCGATGCCGCGGCGGCGGAGCACCGGCGGCGCGGCGGGGCGGGAGCGCCGGCCGAGAGCGAGGACCCGGGCGGCGAGCTCGGGGAAGGCGAAGGGTTTGGTGAGGTAGTCGTCGGCGCCGAGGGACAGCCCGGCGACCCGGTCCCTGACGTCACCGGCCGCGGTCAGCATCAGCAGCCGTGCCTGGCTGCCGGACGCGACGACGCGGGCGCAGACCTCGTCACCGTGCACGCGGGGAAGGTCGCGATCCAGGATGATCACGTCGTAGTCGTTGACGTCGGTCCGCTCCAGCGCCGCGGCGCCGTCGTACGCGACGTCGACCGCGTGGGTCTCCTGGCGGAGCCATTCCGCGATCGCGTCGGCGAGCAGCCGCTCGTCCTCCGCCACCAGGAGCCGCATCCGTGCCGTCCTTCCCTCGGGGCCGCCGCCCATGCTCGCCGAGGACCCGTTTCCTTCCCGTAAAGGGCCCTCGTCGACGACGAGGAACGCGACGAGGAACGGGACGAGGAGCGCGACGAGGAAACAGTGAGGCAACGGCATCGGGGGTTGCATCCCTTCCGTCGGCCGGCACCCGCCGGCCCTCGTCGAGGAGAAGGAGATGCCTCACATGCCTCGTAGCCGTACCCGTACCCGCACCCGTACCCCCGCCCTGCTCGCGGCCCTGCCTCTCGCCGCCCTCGCCCTGGCGCTCACCGCGTGCACGTCGGGGGAGGAAGGCACCGGGTCGGCCTCCGCGAACGGCGGCAGCAAGGGTCCGACGAGCAACGCCGCCGCTCCCGGCCAGAGCCGCGACGAGATGAACGTGAAGTACGCGCAGTGTCTGCGGAAGCAGGGCCTGGACGTGGCGGACCCCAAGCCCGGCCAGGGCATCGGGCTCTCCATCGACGGCTCGAACAGGGAGAAGGCCGACAAGGCGCTCGAGGCCTGCCGTTCGTTCGCGCCGCCGGCGCCCGCCGACCAGAACGACGGCAAGGACCGCAAGGCCATGCTGGACCTCGCCCGGTGCATGCGCGAGAACGGCGTGGCGGACTTCGCCGACCCCAAGGAGGGCCAGGGCATCGACATCGGCCCCGCGCAGGCCGAGGACCCGGACTTCGAGAACGCCTGGAAGAAGTGCGGCCCCCAGGGCGACAACCAGAAGCCGGAGAGCGCCAAGTGACGGCCGATCACATCAGTGTGTCCCCCAGGCGGCGCGCCGCGAGGGCGACGGCCGCCGTCCTCGCCCTGGTCGCGGCCGGCGCGGGCGCGGTGGCCTTCCTGGCCCCGCACGACGGCGGCCGGGCGGGCGAAGGGACGGCGGACCGGCTGCCCCCGGCGACGGCCGAGGTGCTCCGGCAGACCCTCGAGGACAGCAGGAGTGTCGACGCCCAGCTCGGTTTCGGTACGGAGCGGACCGTGGTCGGCCGGCTGCCCGGCACGCTCACCCGGCTGCCCGAGCCGGGCGTCGAGATCACCCGCGGCAAGGCCCTGTACGCGGTGGACAACGGGCCCGTGGTCGTCCTGTACGGATCGCTCCCCGCGTACCGCGCCCTGGCGAAGGGCTCCGAGGGGCCGGACGTCAGGCAGTTGGAGGAGAACCTCCGCGCGCTCGGCTACACCGGGTTCACGTCCGACGAGGAGTACACCGAGGGCACGGCGAAGGCCGTCCGGCGGTGGCAGGCCGACCTCGGTCTGAAGAAGACCGGGACCGTGGAGCTCGGGCGGGTCGTCTTCACCCCCGGCTCGGTACGTGTCGCCGGCCTGGAGGCCGAACCGGGGGGTCAGACCGGGCCGGGCCAGCGGGTGCTGTCGTACACCGGGACCGCCAAGGCCGTCACGGCGGAACTGGAGACCTCCGACCGGCGGTTGGCCAAGAAGGGTCGCCCGGTCGACGTCACTCTCCCGGACGGAGCCGTGGCCCGGGGCACCGTCACCGAGGTCTCCACCGTGTCCACACCCGCCGAAGGGCAGAAGAAGGCGGAGACGAAGATCAAGGTGGTGGTCGGGTTCACGGATGCCAGGGCCGTGGCGGCCGTCCGTGCGTACGACGAGGCCGGGGTCCACGTGGTGTTCACGGCGGACACCCGCGAGAACGTCCTCACCGTGCCGGTCTCCGCGCTGCTCGTGCTCGCCGAGGGCGGCTTCGGGGTGGAGCTGGTGGAGGGCGCGACCTCGAGGTACGTCCCCGTCACCACGGGGCTGTTCGCCGGCGGCCGGGTGGAGATCTCCGGCCGGGGCATCTCCCGCGGCGCCCAGGTGGGGGTGCCCAAGTGATCACCCTGACCGATGTGTCCAAGACGTACGCCGGAGGGGTGACCGCCCTCGACGGGGTCACCCTTTCCGTCGGCCGCGGGGAGCTCGCGGCCATCGTGGGTCCCTCCGGGTCCGGCAAGTCCACCATGCTGAACCTGCTCGGCACCCTGGACCGTCCCACCTCGGGGCGCGTCCAGGTCGACGGCCACGACGTCGGCGCGCTGTCCGACGCCGAGCTGTCCGCCCTGCGCGCCTCCCGGATCGGCTTCGTCTTCCAGCAGTTCCATCTCGCCGCCGGCACCTCGGCCCTGGACAACGTGGCCGGAGGGCTTCTGTACTGCGGGCTGCGGCCCGCCGAGCGCCGGCGGCGCGCGGCGGCGGTGCTCGACCGCGTCGGACTCGGCCACCGCCTGGACCACCGCCCGCACCAGCTGTCCGGCGGCGAGCGTCAGCGCGTGGCCATCGCCCGCGCGGTGGCCGGCGACCCGGCGCTGCTGCTCGCCGACGAGCCGACCGGCGCGCTGGACTCGGTGTCGGGGCGGACGGTGATGGGGCTGCTGCGCGGACTCCACTCTTCCGGCACCACGGTCGTGGTCATCACCCACGACCGGGAACTCGCCGCCTCGCTGCCCCGGCAGGTGCACATGCGCGACGGCAGGGTCACCGACGACGTGCGCCGACCGGAGCTCCCGGCACCGGAGGTCCCGCCATCGGACGTCCCGGCCCCAGAAGTCCCGGCCCCGGAAGTCCGCGCACCGGAGGTGCACCGGTGACCGCCGACGTCCTGCGGCCCGCCCGGATGAGGTCCGGCGACGTGGTCCGGGTCGGCGCGGCGGGTCTGCGCACCCGCCCGATGCGGGCCGTGCTCTCCGCCCTGGGCATCGCCATCGGCATCGCCGCGATGGTCGCCGTGGTCGGGGTCTCCTCGTCCTCCCGCGCCGAGCTCGACCGCGCCCTCGCCACCCTCGGGACGAACCTGCTCACCGTGGCCCCGGGCGACACCCTGACCGGCGGCACGGCCCGGCTCCCGGCCACCGCGGAAGGGATGATCTCCCGCATCCGGCCGGTGACCTCCACCTCGGCCATCGGCAAGGTCCCCGACGCCGACGTCTTCCGCACCGGACGGATCCCCGAGACGGACAACGGCGGCATCACCGCCTACGCCGCACGGACCGGCCTGCCCGACGCCACGGGGGCCGCGCTGCGCAGCGGCACCTGGCTCAACGCGGCCACCGGCAGGTATCCGGCGGCCGTGCTCGGCGCCGAGGCCGCCGAGCGCCTGGGGATCGGCGACGCCCGAGCGGACACCCGCGTGCTGATCGGCGGGCGGTGGTTCAGCGTCATCGGGATCCTCGAACCGGTCGCCCTCGCCCCGGAACTGGACTCCGCGGCCCTGGTCGGCTGGTCGGCCGCGGAGGCCGTCCTGGGCTTCGACGGCCGGCCCACCCGCGTCTACGTGCGCAGCGCGGACGCCGACGTCGAAGCGGTCAGGTCCGTCCTCGGTGCCACCGCGAACCCGCAGGCGCCGAACGAGGTCAAGGTCTCCCGTCCCTCCGACGCCCTGGCTGCCAAGCAGGCCGCGAGCAAGGCCTTCACCGGTCTTCTCCTCGGTCTCGGCGCGGTGGCCCTGCTCGTCGGCGGCGTCGGCGTGGCCAACACGATGGTGATCTCGGTCCTGGAACGCCGGGCCGAGATCGGCCTGCGCCGCTCCCTCGGCGCCACCCGGGGACAGATCCGCACCCAGTTCCTCGCCGAATCCCTGCTGCTGTCCGCCCTGGGCGGGGCGGGCGGCGCACTCCTCGGGGCGGCGGTGACCACCGGGTACGCCGTCTCGCAGGGCTGGCCCGCGGTGATACCCGCCTGGGCCGTCCTGGGCGGCGTCGCCGCCACCCTGGCCATCGGTACCCTGGCCGGCCTCTATCCGGCCGTCCGCGCGTCCCGGCTCTCGCCGACGGAGGCCCTGGCCGCGCCGTGACGGGCGCGCGGGGCCGCCACCCCGGCCGTGCCTAGTGCGGCGCGGCGGCGTACGCGGCGCCCACGCCCCAGGCCTGGTGCATCGCCGTCGCGAAGGCCTCGGCGATTTTGTGCTCGCCGGTGGGGCCGGGGTGGGTGCCGTCGTACGTGTCCGTGTGGATGTCGTACGTCGCCGGGCGCGAGAGCAGCAACAGCGGCGACGCGGCCGTGTCCAGGTCGGCGACCGCCTTCGCGAGCAGCTCGTTGAAGCGGTCGCACTGGGCGGCGAACGGGGCGTCGGACTCGGCGCGGACGTTGGGGATGACCGGCATCAGGACCATCCGGATGTGCGGGTTCGCGGCGCGGGCCGCCGCCACGAACGCGCGGACGTTCTCCGCCGTCTGGTCGCTGTCCGTGTAGAAACCGAGGTCGATCAGACCGAGGGAGACGAGCAGCACGTCCGCCCCCGTCTCCGTCACCGCTCCGCCGATCACCGGCGCCATGTGGAGCCACCCCTCGCCCCAGCCGGCCAGGTGCCGGCGGGCCTCGGCGGGGAAGTCCGGGGCGGCGTACAGGTGCGAGAGCGGCGCGTCGGCACCGGAGTCGTACAGCTCGGTGCGCGGGCCCACGATCTCGTGGCCTCCGGGCATCGCGGCCTCGAGGTGCTGCCACATCCGGTAGCGCCACGTGTAGTCGCCGGCGCGTCCGATGGTGCAGCTGTCGCCGACGAACATGAAACGCATCCCGCCATCATCCCGGACCGGGCGGGCCACCTGCGACGTGATCCCGGCCACGGGCCCGCGGGGCGCCCGCGCGCGCCGCCCCGACTTTTGATCATGTACAGAGCAGAATGGTGCTCGTTGTCGGGGGACATACGGGGGCATGAGGAAATGTGGCAGGGGGTTTCCGCCGCGGCGCTGCCGTCGGCGGACAGATTCGAGTGGTTCGCCGAGATGCTGGGCGCCGCGCTGGCGCCCATGGCCGTCGGGTGCGACTCCGCGGCGGACTTCGAGGCGGAGGTCGCCGTCCTCGACCTCGGCCCGGTGCAGTTGTCCAGGTTCGCGTACTCGCCGCTGCGGACGCGGCGCACCGCGGCCCTCATCAGGCGCGGCGACCCGGAGCAGTACCACGTGGGCTGGGTGACCGGCGGTCGCATGGAGGTCGCGCAGGCGGGCCACGAGTCGGGGTCCGTCGCCGGCGACCTGGTGGTGATGGACACCTCGCGTCCGCAGCACGCGGTCGCCGCCCGGGACGGCGGAATCGCCGAGGCCCTCGTCCTGCAGGTGCCCCGAGCGGAACTGCCCCTGCGGGCCGACCGGGTGGACCGGGTCGTCGCCCAGCGGATTCCGGCGGGCGCCGGCATGGCGGCGATCCTGACCCGCTTCCTGGCGGCGATGCGCGACCACGGCCCCGAATGCCGGCCCCGGGACCGGGACCGGCTCGGCGCCCTTGCGCTCGAACTGACGGCGTCCTGCCTCGCGGAGCGGATCGGCGTCCTCGACGAAGAGCCGCCCGAGGCCCGCCCCTTGGCGCTCGCGGAGCGGATCGACGCCTTCATCGACCACAACCTGGGCGACCCGGAGCTGACCCCCAGGGCGATCGCCGAGCGGCACCACATCTCGCTGCGCACCCTGTACGCCCTGTTCCAGGAGGAGGAGACGAGCGTCGCGGCGACCATCCGCGCGCGCCGGCTCGAACGCTGCCTCGCCGACCTCGCCCGCCCGGAACTGCGCGGGCACGCGGTGCAGGCCATCGCCGTTCGCTGGGGTTTCACCAGCGGAACGGTCTTCAGCCGCGCGTTCCGCGAGGCGTACGGCATGACGCCCACGGAGTACCGCCGCCAGGCGCTTTGTGCTGCCACCGCTGCACGGGATGTCGAGGAGGCCCGCACGCCTCGCACACCCGCACGCCGCGCGGCGCCGTAGCTTCCGTGACGACATGCGGCGGCAGGGCCCGGGGCCCTGTCGCCGTGTACGCCGACAGCAAGGAAGATCGTGTTCAAGAACCTCTCGTTCACGCGCAAGTCCGGTCCCGCCGCGCGGGTCCGCACCGCGGCCCTCGGCGCCGCCGCAATGGTCCTGGCCGGTACCAGCCTCTTCACGAGCGCCGGATCCGCGTCTGCCGGTGAGCATCCGGGATGGAACTACAAGAACCAGGCAAGCGGTCTCTGTCTGGACGCGTCCGGCGGAGGCACCTCCAACGGAACGGCTGTCATCCAGTGGGAGTGCAACTACGCGGCGGCCAACCAGAAGTGGAGCATCGACGAGGACCGTTTCGGCAGGCCGACGCTCCGCCTCGCGCTCACCAACAAGTGCCTGGACATCTCCGGCGAAAGCACGTCCCCGGGCGCAGGGCTGATCCTGTGGGAATGCAACAGCGGGTGGAACCAGGTGTGGCTGCCGGAGAACAGCGATGACTGCCCCGGGAGCTTCTCCGGGTCCGGAACCTTCTTCGTCAACCCCTACACCGGACACGCCGTGGACGACTCCAGCGGCGGCCGGTGGGGCGCCCAGATGACCGTGTATCCCTCCTGGCACGGCAGCAACCAGAAGTGGTGCGTCTGACCGCGCCCCGTTCCGAACACCTGAAGCCGTCCCCCGGGCGCCCAGAGCGTCCGGCGGGCGGCTTTTCCGGCCCCCGTGGCACGCTTGAGGGCATGCGATCGCTTCTCTGCGTCTCCGGTGCCGCGGCCCTCGTCCTGTTCACGGCCGCCGCCCCCGCCGGGGCCGAGGAGACGGGCCCGGACCAGGACTTCACGCTCCAGGACACCCGCATCACCGAGTCCAGCGGGCTCGCCGCCAGCCGCGCCCATCCCGGCGTGTACTGGACGCACAACGACCAGGACCAGCCGCGCGTCTTCGCCGTCGACTCCCGCACCGGGAAGACGGTCGCCACGATCACGCTGAGCGGTGTCGGCACGCCCCGTGACATGGAGGCGATCTCGGTCGGCCCGGACGGGAACGTCTACGTCGGCGACATCGGCGACAACCTCGACGGCTCCTGGGACCACGTCTGGATCTACCGCTTCCCCGAGCCGAAGACGCTGAAGGACCAGACGGTCCGGGCCACGCAGTACGACGTGAAGTACGCCGACGGGCCGCGCAACGCCGAGGCGCTGATGGTCCATCCGAAGACCGGACGGGTCTATATCGCCAGCAAGAAGGAGGACGGCGGCGGGCTGTACGAGGGCCCGGCGAAGCTCTCGACGAAGGGGACGAACACCTTCCGGCGGATCGCCGAGGTGCCCTGGGTGACCGACGGCGCGTTCTCGCCCGACGGGAAGGAACTCCTGCTGCGCGGGTATCTGATGGCCCGCGCGTACGAGTGGAAGGACGGTCGCCCCGGCGAGGACCGCTCCGTCGGCGCGCCCTTCCAGGGGCAGGCGGAGTCGGCGTCGTACACGCTCGACGGCTCGGCGGCGATGTTCGGCTCCGAGGGCACGGGCAGCAAGGTGCTGCGGGTGGACCTCGGGGACCGGCCGGACGGCTCCGGCGGCCCGAAGTCCCCGGCCACGTCCGCCCCGCCGAAGGGCGGGGGCGCGGACGCCGGCGGACAGGACGGCGAGAAGGGGAACTTCGGCCTCGGGGTCGTCGTCCTCGCCGTCGCGACCGCCGCGGTCGTCGGCTTCAAGCGCCTGCTGCGCCGCGGCGACTGACCAGGACCTCGAACCCGTCCAGGAGCCGTTCCAGGCCGAAGGCGAACTGGTCGACGCCCTGCGCGAAGGTGTCGTCGGCCAGCCCCGCCATCAGCGGGAACTCGCCCGAGGCCATGGCGCGTTCCAGGAACGGCGCCTGCGCCCGCCAGAAGTCGTCGTCGCTGACGCCGGTCTCCCGAACGGCCTCCGCGGTCTGCAGCTCGATCCGCGCGATGCCCGTCACGAAGCTCTGCACGGTGATGATGACGGAGATGGTCTCCGGGTCGCTCAGGCCCATGCCGCGCGGTCCGGTCAGCCCGGCCAGGCAGAGTTCGAGGCCGCGCAGAGTGTTCGGTCCGAGCACGGAGCGGGTCTCGTTGACCTTCATCAGCCAGGGGTGCGCCCGGTAGAGGGCGAGGTGCTCGCGGGCCAAGCGCTCGACGGCCTCGCGCCAGTGCGCGGGCTCCGGCCCGGTCCCGTTCTCGAAGGACTCGCCCCGGACCTTGTCGAGCATCAGGTCGAGCAGCTCCGTCTTGCCGGGGACGTACCGGTACAGCGACATCGTCCCGACGCCCAGCTCGGCCGAGACCCGCCGCATCGACAGGGCGTCCAGCCCCTCCGCGTCCGCGAGGCCGATGGCCGTGGTGACGATCCGGTCGAGGGTCAGCCCCGGCTTGGGGCCGCGGCTGGGGCGCTCGCCCGTGCCCCACAGGAGGTCGAGGCTGCTGGTCGTCGTCTCCTTCATGGCCATGGCCCTCACTCTAAAACTGAGTACACCGTACTCTTAATCGGGTACGGTGTACTCAGTTTCGCTGAGTGGAGGCTCCCATGCATGAACACGCGGTCCTCGCCGAGGGCCTGCGCAAGCGGTACAAGGGCAGGGGCAAGGGCAAGACCGGCACCGCGGACGCCCTCGACGGCTTCGACCTCGCCGTCCGCCGCGGCACCGTCCACGGCCTGCTCGGCCCCAACGGCGCCGGCAAGACCACCGCGGTACGGATCCTGGCCACGCTCCTCGGGGCCGACGGCGGCCGGGCCGAAGTCGCCGGGCTCGACGTGCGCCGCGACCCCCGCGCCGTACGCGCCCGGATCGGCCTCACCGGCCAGTACGCCGCCGTCGACGAGGGCCTCACCGGCCGCCAGAACCTCGAACTCTTCGGCCGGCTCTTCCACCTGGACGGTCGGCGCGCCCGCGCCCGCGCCGCCGAACTCCTCGACCGCTTCGCGCTCACCGAGGCCGCCGACCAGGGCGCCGGCGGCTACAGCGGCGGCATGCGCCGCCGGCTCGACCTGGCCGCCTCGATGATCCTCGCGCCCGACGTCCTCTTCCTCGACGAGCCGACCACCGGCCTCGACCCCCGCGGCCGCGGCGAGGTCTGGGACAGCGTCCGCTCCCTCGTCGCCGGCGGCACGACCGTGCTGCTCACCACCCAGTACCTCGACGAGGCCGACCGGCTCGCATCCCGCATCACCGTCATGGACCGGGGCCGCGCCATCGCCGACGACACTCCCGAGGGGCTGAAGAACCGGGTCGGTGGCGACCGCGTCGAGGTCGTCGTCACCGAACCCGCGGACCTCGCCGCCGCCCGCAAGATCGTGGCCCGGGTCGCGGACGGCGAACCCGGCCTCGACGAACCGGGGCGGCGCGTCCACGCCCCCGTCGCCGACCGCGTCGCCGCCCTGACCGAGGTCGCCCGCGCCCTCCAGGACGAGCGCATCCCCGTCGAGGACATCGGGCTGCGCCGCCCCAGCCTGGACGACGTGTTCCTGAGCCTGACCGGCCACCACAGCAGCACCGAAGGAGCGGACGCCGCATGACCGCCACCCACCCCACCGTCGTGCGCGGCCGGGCCCACTGGGCCGTGGCCGACAGCCTGACCCTCGTCCGGCGCACCCTGCTCAACTACCGGCGGAAGCCCGTCGCCATCGTCTGGCAGCTCGGCTTCCCCATCGTCTCCGTCCTGCTCTACGGATTCGTCTTCGGCAGCGCGATGCGGGTGCCCGGCGGCGGGGACTACAAGGACTTCCTGATGCCCGGCATGTTCACCATGACGATGACCTTCGGCCTGATGAACACCGCGACGGCCGTCGTCTCCGACGCGGGCAGGGGAGTCATGGACCGGTTCCGGTCCATGCCGATGGCACCCTCCGCCGTCACCACCGGCCGGGGCCTGTCCGACCTGCTGATCGCGTCCGCCGAACTCGCCATCCTCGCCGCCACCGCGCTCGCGATCGGCTGGACCTCCGACGGTGGCGTCGGCGGCACGCTGCTCGGCTTCGGCCTGCTGCTGCTCCTGCGCTTCAGCCTGATCTGGGTCGGCGTGTGGTGCGGGCTCGTGGTGCCGAACACGGAGGCGGCCGGCGCGCTCTACGCGGTGATCTTCCCGGTCACGATGATCTCCAGCGTGTACGTGGCCCCGTCACTGATGCCGGGCTGGCTGGCCCCCGTCGCCGCCTGGAACCCGATCTCCTCGACCGTCGCCGCCACCCGAGAACTCTTCGGCAACCCGGGCGCGGGCGGCGGCACGTGGGTGGAGCAGCACGCGGTCCTGATGGCCTTCGTCTGGCCGCTGGTACTCACGGCGGTCTTCCTGCCGCTGGCGGTGCGGCGGTTCCAGAGGCTCAGCCGTTAGACGGCCGGTCAGCGCGAAGGGCCCGGCATCGACCATGTCCGATGCCGGGCCCTTCGTCGTACTACTCCTGCTTACAGCTTCTCGATGACGTAGTCGATGCAGGCCGTCAGCGCCTGGACGTCCGCCGGGTCGATCGCCGGGAACATCGCGATGCGCAGCTGGTTCCGGCCCAGCTTGCGGTACGGCTCGGTGTCCACGATGCCGTTGGCGCGCAGCGCCTTGGCGATCGCCGCCGCGTCGATCTCGTCCGCGAAGTCGATCGTGCCGATGACCTGCGAGCGCTTCGCCGGGTCGGTGACGAACGGGGTCGCGTACTTGGACTCCTCGGCCCAGCCGTACAGCGCCTGCGAGGACGCGCCGGTGCGGGCGACGGCCCAGTCCAGACCGCCCTGGCCGTTGATCCACTTCAGCTGCTCGTTGAGCAGGAAGAGGGTGGAGAGCGCCGGGGTGTTGTACGTCTGGTTCTTCAGCGAGTTGTCGATCGCGGTCGGCAGCGAGAAGAACTCGGGGATGTGCCGGCCGGACTCGTGGATCTTCTTCGCGCGCTCCAGGGCGGCCGGCGAGAAGGCCGCG
This sequence is a window from Streptomyces sp. HUAS YS2. Protein-coding genes within it:
- a CDS encoding sensor histidine kinase, producing the protein MRKRRITLRARLTLLYAGLFFAAGIVLLGVTYVLFAQQLDRGGDLSVHTDSGGASTSRQDSLPDDLNWVASEQKRLHDAATASLVTQGGIALALVGGVAAGFGWLIAGRVLAPLHRVTDTARRIACAPAADRGLHERIALHGRDDEVKDLADSFDLMVDRLDRSFDGQRRFVANASHELRTPLTVGRALVELAMHRGTASADVKQLGADLLEINERHERLIGGLLLLAGSENHVPERQPVDLADVVAHVAAQSAPEAERAGIAVHEEAGPAPTAGDALLLERLVQNLVENGLRHNTGAGTGGWVRVTSRTREDGLAEIEVSNTGPDVPPYEVPALFEPFRRLATERLVTAKGAGLGLSIVRSVALAHGGTVTARPRSDGGLTVTVTLPPDR
- a CDS encoding response regulator transcription factor; protein product: MRLLVAEDERLLADAIAEWLRQETHAVDVAYDGAAALERTDVNDYDVIILDRDLPRVHGDEVCARVVASGSQARLLMLTAAGDVRDRVAGLSLGADDYLTKPFAFPELAARVLALGRRSRPAAPPVLRRRGIALDPARREVFRDQRYVPLAKKEFAVLTELLRADGAVVSSEQLLEKAWDEHTDPFTGAVRLTVLKLRRKLGDPPVIETVTGVGYRIP
- a CDS encoding peptidoglycan-binding domain-containing protein, producing the protein MTADHISVSPRRRAARATAAVLALVAAGAGAVAFLAPHDGGRAGEGTADRLPPATAEVLRQTLEDSRSVDAQLGFGTERTVVGRLPGTLTRLPEPGVEITRGKALYAVDNGPVVVLYGSLPAYRALAKGSEGPDVRQLEENLRALGYTGFTSDEEYTEGTAKAVRRWQADLGLKKTGTVELGRVVFTPGSVRVAGLEAEPGGQTGPGQRVLSYTGTAKAVTAELETSDRRLAKKGRPVDVTLPDGAVARGTVTEVSTVSTPAEGQKKAETKIKVVVGFTDARAVAAVRAYDEAGVHVVFTADTRENVLTVPVSALLVLAEGGFGVELVEGATSRYVPVTTGLFAGGRVEISGRGISRGAQVGVPK
- a CDS encoding ABC transporter ATP-binding protein — encoded protein: MITLTDVSKTYAGGVTALDGVTLSVGRGELAAIVGPSGSGKSTMLNLLGTLDRPTSGRVQVDGHDVGALSDAELSALRASRIGFVFQQFHLAAGTSALDNVAGGLLYCGLRPAERRRRAAAVLDRVGLGHRLDHRPHQLSGGERQRVAIARAVAGDPALLLADEPTGALDSVSGRTVMGLLRGLHSSGTTVVVITHDRELAASLPRQVHMRDGRVTDDVRRPELPAPEVPPSDVPAPEVPAPEVRAPEVHR
- a CDS encoding ABC transporter permease, giving the protein MRSGDVVRVGAAGLRTRPMRAVLSALGIAIGIAAMVAVVGVSSSSRAELDRALATLGTNLLTVAPGDTLTGGTARLPATAEGMISRIRPVTSTSAIGKVPDADVFRTGRIPETDNGGITAYAARTGLPDATGAALRSGTWLNAATGRYPAAVLGAEAAERLGIGDARADTRVLIGGRWFSVIGILEPVALAPELDSAALVGWSAAEAVLGFDGRPTRVYVRSADADVEAVRSVLGATANPQAPNEVKVSRPSDALAAKQAASKAFTGLLLGLGAVALLVGGVGVANTMVISVLERRAEIGLRRSLGATRGQIRTQFLAESLLLSALGGAGGALLGAAVTTGYAVSQGWPAVIPAWAVLGGVAATLAIGTLAGLYPAVRASRLSPTEALAAP
- a CDS encoding GDSL-type esterase/lipase family protein yields the protein MRFMFVGDSCTIGRAGDYTWRYRMWQHLEAAMPGGHEIVGPRTELYDSGADAPLSHLYAAPDFPAEARRHLAGWGEGWLHMAPVIGGAVTETGADVLLVSLGLIDLGFYTDSDQTAENVRAFVAAARAANPHIRMVLMPVIPNVRAESDAPFAAQCDRFNELLAKAVADLDTAASPLLLLSRPATYDIHTDTYDGTHPGPTGEHKIAEAFATAMHQAWGVGAAYAAAPH
- a CDS encoding helix-turn-helix domain-containing protein → MWQGVSAAALPSADRFEWFAEMLGAALAPMAVGCDSAADFEAEVAVLDLGPVQLSRFAYSPLRTRRTAALIRRGDPEQYHVGWVTGGRMEVAQAGHESGSVAGDLVVMDTSRPQHAVAARDGGIAEALVLQVPRAELPLRADRVDRVVAQRIPAGAGMAAILTRFLAAMRDHGPECRPRDRDRLGALALELTASCLAERIGVLDEEPPEARPLALAERIDAFIDHNLGDPELTPRAIAERHHISLRTLYALFQEEETSVAATIRARRLERCLADLARPELRGHAVQAIAVRWGFTSGTVFSRAFREAYGMTPTEYRRQALCAATAARDVEEARTPRTPARRAAP
- a CDS encoding RICIN domain-containing protein — translated: MFKNLSFTRKSGPAARVRTAALGAAAMVLAGTSLFTSAGSASAGEHPGWNYKNQASGLCLDASGGGTSNGTAVIQWECNYAAANQKWSIDEDRFGRPTLRLALTNKCLDISGESTSPGAGLILWECNSGWNQVWLPENSDDCPGSFSGSGTFFVNPYTGHAVDDSSGGRWGAQMTVYPSWHGSNQKWCV
- a CDS encoding YncE family protein, with the translated sequence MRSLLCVSGAAALVLFTAAAPAGAEETGPDQDFTLQDTRITESSGLAASRAHPGVYWTHNDQDQPRVFAVDSRTGKTVATITLSGVGTPRDMEAISVGPDGNVYVGDIGDNLDGSWDHVWIYRFPEPKTLKDQTVRATQYDVKYADGPRNAEALMVHPKTGRVYIASKKEDGGGLYEGPAKLSTKGTNTFRRIAEVPWVTDGAFSPDGKELLLRGYLMARAYEWKDGRPGEDRSVGAPFQGQAESASYTLDGSAAMFGSEGTGSKVLRVDLGDRPDGSGGPKSPATSAPPKGGGADAGGQDGEKGNFGLGVVVLAVATAAVVGFKRLLRRGD
- a CDS encoding TetR/AcrR family transcriptional regulator; protein product: MAMKETTTSSLDLLWGTGERPSRGPKPGLTLDRIVTTAIGLADAEGLDALSMRRVSAELGVGTMSLYRYVPGKTELLDLMLDKVRGESFENGTGPEPAHWREAVERLAREHLALYRAHPWLMKVNETRSVLGPNTLRGLELCLAGLTGPRGMGLSDPETISVIITVQSFVTGIARIELQTAEAVRETGVSDDDFWRAQAPFLERAMASGEFPLMAGLADDTFAQGVDQFAFGLERLLDGFEVLVSRRGAAGA